The Algiphilus sp. genomic sequence GGTAGGCCCATGCGATCCGAAACCGTTACCTATGTGCTGATCGCGGCCTGCGTGCTGGTGTTCGGCATCCAGATGCAGACGCCCGGCGCGCTGATCCGCGAGTTCGCGCTCTGGCCGCTGGGCGCCGGCTTCCAGTTCTGGCAGGTCGTGAGCAGCGCCTTTCTGCACGGCAGCGTGTTCCATCTGGCCGTGAACATGTTCGGTCTGTGGATGTTCGGCCGCGAAGTCGAGACCGCACTCGGTTCGCGGCGCTTCCTCGTGCTGTTCGCCGTCAGTGTGCTGACGGCGGCGCTGGCGCAGCTCGTCGCCACCGGCTTCGGCGATCCGGTGCCCACGGTGGGCGCCTCCGGCGGCCTGTTCGGCGTGCTGGTGGCCTTCGCCATGCTGTTCCCCACCCGCCGGGTGATGCTGCTGTTCCCGCCCATCCCGATGCCGGCACCGGTGTTCGTGGCCCTGTTCGCGGCCTTCGAGCTGTTCGCGGGGATCAGCGGGACCATGTCCGGCGTGGCGCATTTCGCGCACCTGGGCGGCCTGGTCGGCGGCTTCCTGCTGGTGCGGCACTGGAGGCGGCCGCGCGCGCACCTGCGCTGACCGGCCGCCGCCGGCGGTCAGTCAGCGATCAGTCAGCCTGACGCTCCGACACTGCCGGGAAACGATCCGCAGCCGCTCCCGCCGCCAACGGCAGGAGGACGCGGACGACTCGGCCAGCAGACACCAGGAGCACAGCGCGATGCCGGTACGCCCCCTTCCGCGGCAGTCCGACCGGAAGCCAGCCGTCGGCGGCCGGTTGCTGGCAGGCGCGCTGCTGATCCTCGCCAGCGCGGGCGTGCAGGCCGAGATCCGCACCTTCGAGGCGCTCGCCGAGCATGCCGAGACCCTCGCCGGCAAGCCCTACAGCGCGCCCGAGACCGGCATGCCGCCGTCGCTGCGCGACCTGAACTACGACGCCTACCGGGACATCCGCTTCCGCCCCGCGCGCTCCATCTGGCGCGACACCGATCTGCCGGTGGAGATCCAGCTCCTGCACCTGGGGATGTACTACCAGACGCCGGTGGCGCTGAACCTGATCACCAGCGACGGGGTGCGGCCCGTGGCCTTCGATCCCGCGCTCTTCGACTATGGCCGCAACGAGGTCCCCGAAGAGATACCCGACAGCTTCGGCTTCAGCGGCTTCCGCATGCACTACCCGCTGAACACGCCGGACTACAAGGACGAGCTGGTGGTGTTCCAGGGCGCGTCCTACTTCCGGGCGCTGGGCGCTGGTCAGCAGTTCGGTCTGTCCGCGCGCGGACTGGCCATCGACACCGCCGAGTCGGGCGGCGAGGAATTTCCGGTGTTCCGCGAATTCTGGGTGGAGTGGCCGCGTGCCGACGCCACCCGCTTCCGCGTGCTCGCGCTGCTGGACAGCCCCAGCGTGACCGGCGCCTACGTCATCGAGATCACGCCCGGCGACAGCACCCGCACCCGGGTCAAGGCGAAGCTCTTCCCGCGCAAGCCGATCAGCAAGCTGGGCATCGCCCCGCTGACCAGCATGTACTTCTACGGCGAGACGCATCCGCGACCCGGCAATGATTTCCGGCCCGAGGTCCACGATTCGGATGGCCTGCTGGTACACAGCGGCGACGAATGGCTGTGGCGACCGCTCAACAACCCCGGAAAGCTTTCCGCCAACGCTTTCACGAGCCAGAAGCTCAACGGCTTCGGCCTCATGCAGCGCGACCGCGCCCACGACAGCTACGCCGACCTCGAGGCGCGCTACGAGCGCCGCCCGAGCGCCTGGGTGGAGACCCACGGGGACTGGGGCGACGGCTATGTCGAGCTCATCCAGATCCCGACGAAGAACGAGATGAACGACAACATCGTCGCCTACTGGGTGCCCGACGAGCCGGTGAAGCCGGGCGAGTCGCGCAGCTTCTCGTACACCGTCCACTGGCAGCGGGACAAGCTGACCGGACCGGAGCTGGGCCGCGTCACGGCCACGCGGCTGGCGCGCACCGGCGACGACCGGCGCGACCTCAAGTTCGTGGTCGACTTCGGCGGCGAAATGCTCCGCGGGCTGCCGCCCGAGGCGGTGGTGCGCGCCGAGTTCGGCCAGAGCGGCGGATTCACGATGCGCGAGGTCCAGGCCATGCGCAATCCGGCGACCGGCGGCTGGCGCGCCGTCCTCCGCGGTCGGCCCGAAGCCGATGCCGAGAACGCCATCGACCTCCGACTGCAGCTCCGCGGCAAGGACAATCAGCCGCTGAGCGAGGTCTGGTCCTACACGGTGAACCGACCATGAGCCGAACCGACGCGCGAACGGGCGAGCCCACTCCCCGCCCGGAGGCGGAGGCCAGTCCTCCGGTCCCGCCGGGCTGGCACGCGATGGCCGATTCGGCCGCGCGCATCGTCATGCACTGGTTCGGCAACGGCCGGGCGGCGATCCAGTCGGCGACGCATCGCCATCTGCGCCTGCAGAGCATGCCCGCGCTGCGCCGTACACCGATGGCGCCGCAGCGCCCGGATGCGCCGCGGACGTGGACGCGCTCGCGCACCGAGCGCGCCTGGGGCTGGGCGCGGCGCCTGCTGATCGTGACGCTGGCCGGCGCGCAGAGCGCCTGGGCCAGCCTGTTCTTCCTGAATCTCATGCCGCAGCAGGGCGAACGCGGCCTGGAACTGGTCATCGTGATGCTGTTCGCGGCGCTCTTCTTCTGGGTGTCGATCGGCTTCTGGACTGCGGTGGCCGGGGCCTGGATCTGCCTGACCCGGGTCGACCGCTTTGCGGTCTCGCGGCGGGCACCGGCCGACCCGGCGCCGATCACGAGCCGCACCGCGGTGGTCATGCCCATCTACAACGAACCGGTCGACCGGGTCTTCGCGGGGCTGCGCGCGACGCTGCGCTCGATCGACGCCGCCGGCCTTCGGGAGCAGGTGCACTGCTACGTGCTCAGCGACAGCACGGATCCGGACATCCAGCTGGCCGAGGAGCTGGCCTGGGCGGAGCTGATCCGCGATCTCGGCGCCGAGGGCCGCGTGTTCTACCGCCGGCGGCGTCACCACATTAATCGCAAGACCGGCAACGTCGCCGACTTCTGCCGTCGCTGGGGGGCGCGCTACGACCACATGATGGTGCTCGATGCCGACAGCGTCATGGACGGGCGCTGTCTCAAGCGCCTGGTCGAGATCATGGATGCCAACCCGCAGATCGGGATCCTGCAGACCGCGCCCACCCCCGCCGGCCGCAGCAGCCTGTTCGCGCGCGTGCAGCAGTTCGCGTCGCGGCTTTACGCACCGGTGTTCTCGGCGGGCCTGCACTACTGGCAGCTCGGCGAGGCCCAGTACTGGGGTCACAACGCGCTTATCCGCCTGGAGCCCTTCATCCGCTACTGCGGCCTGCCGAAGATCCCGGGCCGCGGGCCGCTGTCCGGCGCCATCCTGTCGCACGACTTCGTCGAGGCGGCGCTGATGCGGCGCGCCGGGTGGCAGGTCTGGATCGCCTACGACATGGACGGCAGCTACGAGGAGCCGCCGTCGACCTTCGTCGAGGAGCTGACCCGCGACCGGCGCTGGTGCGAGGGCAATCTCCAGCATCTGCGCCTGTTCAACACGCCCGGGCTGCACCCGGCGCACCGCGCCGGCTTCCTGGTCGGCGTCATGGCCTATCTCTCGGCGCCGCTCTGGTTCCTCTTCCTGTTCGCGACCACCGTGCAGCTGACCATCGAGGCGCATGTGGAACCGGAGTACTTCCCCGATCACCGCGTGCTGTTCCCGGACTGGCCCATCTGGAAACCGGAGCTGGCGCTGTCGCTGTTCGCGTCGACCATCGCGCTGCTGATCGCGCCGAAGGTGCTGGCCTGGCTGGTGGCGGTCACCCGGGGCGAGGGCGCCCGCGCCTTCGGCGGCTGGCGCGGGCTGACCGGGTCGCTGGGGCTCGAGATCCTGGTGTCGAGCCTGCTCGCGCCGCTGCGCATGGTCGCCCACAGCACCTTCGTGGTCTCGGTGCTGCTCGGGATCAAGACCGTGTGGGGCGGTCAGCCGCGCGCGGACGGGGACATCCCCTGGCGTGGCGCACTGCGGATGTTCGCGCTGCCCAGCACGATCGCCCTGGCCTGGGGCGCCTACCTGTGGAGCCTGGCGCCGGAGTATCTGTGGTGGTCGGTGCCGGTGCTCGGGCCCCTGGTCATCGCGGTGCCGCTGGCGGCGCTCACCGCGAGCGTCGGCGCCGGCCGGCGCGCGCGCGACTGGGGCTTCTTCGTGACCCCCGAGGAATCGCGACAGCCGGCCGTGCTCGACTGGACCGCCAGCGAGCTGGCGCGCTTCCGGTCGCGGTCGCTCGCCGCCGGCGTGCGCGCCAGCGATGCAGCGCGCGATCCGCGCATCTGGGCGCTGCACGCCTGCATGAACGATGACGGCGGCTACATCGAAGGCGCCGGCCATCCGCTGCTGGGCGAGCGCGAGCGCCGCGCCCTGCACGACGGGCCGGACGCACTCGGTCCTGAGGAATGGCGTGCACTGCTCGCCGACAACGAAGCGCTCGCCGGCCTGCACTGGAGCATCCAGATGCAGCCGGCGAGCATCCATCCGGGCTGGCGCGAGCCCGCCGGCGATCATGACCGTGACCTGATGCCGGCACCGGCCTGAGCGGCATCGGCTGGCGCGCCCGGCAAGGGGATTGGCACGTTTCGCTAGTGCCGCCCCCCTCGCCGTGCGACATGATGGGGACCGCTCATCAGGAATCCCACATGCAGATCGCCACCGATGCCCCGATCCTCGTCACCGGCGCCACCGGTTATGTCGCGGGCTGGATCGTCAAGGGCCTGCTCGAGGCCGGCGCAACCGTGCACGCGGCGGTGCGCGACCCCGACGCCGTCGCCCGGCGCGCGCACCTGGACGCCATCGCCGCCGGGAGTCCCGGACGCATTCGCTACTTCCGGGCCGATCTGCTGACGCCGGGGTCGTACGCCGAGGCCATGGCGGGGTGCCGCGTCGTGATCCACACCGCGTCGCCGTTCACCGTCGACGTCGCCGATGCGCAGCGCGAGCTGATCGAGCCCGCGCAGCTCGGAACCCGCAACGTGCTGGAATCGGCCAACGCCGTGCGGAGCGTGCAGCGGGTCGTGCTGACCAGCAGCTGCGCGGCCATCTACGGCGACAATGCCGACCTGCGCGACACGCCCGATGGCGTCTTCACCGAAGGCGTCTGGAACACCAGCTCCTCGCTGGAACACCAGCCCTACTCGTACTCCAAGCTGCTTGCCGAGCGCGAGGCGTGGCGCATCGCCGAAGCCCAGGACCGATGGACGCTGGTGACCATCAACCCATCGCTGATCGTCGGACCCGGTACCAATCCCGGGGCCACATCGGAAAGCTTCAACATCATCCGGCAGCTGGGCGACGGCACGATGAAGAGCGGCGCGCCCGACATCGGGTTCGGCGTGGTCGATGTGCGCGACGTTACCGACGCTCATCTGCGCGCGGCGTTCACCGCCGAGGCACACGGGCGCTACATCGTCTCCGGACACGATTCGAGCCTGCCCGCGATGGCGACCTGTCTGATGGAGCGTTTCGGCGCCGACCACCCGATCCCGCGTCGCGTGCCGCCCAAGTGGCTGGTATGGCTGGTCGGCCCGATCCTCAACAAGCACCTGACCCGCAGGATGGTGGCCCGCAACGTCGGCCTGCCGTGGCACGGCGACAACAGCCGCGGCTGTGCCGAGCTGGGCATGCGCTACCGGCCGCTGTCCGAATCGATGAACGCGATGTTCCAGCAGCTCGTCGACGATGGCCAGTTCCGGCGCACCTGACAGGCACGGGCATGGAGCGCTATGTCGTCGATCCGGGCTGGCGCATCCTGCTGACCGACCTGGGCCTGCAGCCCGGCGATCTGCTGCGCCGCGCCGGACTGCCGGAAGACCTGCTCGCGCGCAGCGATGCGGGACTCGCTCCCGCCGACTACTACCGGCTCTGGGAAGTGCTGGCCGCCGAGGTGGGCCCGGGCATGCTGCCGGCGAGGATGCTGGAAGCGCTGTCGGCAGAGATGTTCAGCCCCCCGCTGTTCGCCGCGCTGTGCAGCCCCGACCTGGCCGTGGCCGCTGCCCGGATGCGCGACTTCAAGCCGCTGATCGGACCGATGCGGCTGGACGTGCAGCGCACACCGGACGCGCTCTCGATCGGCATCGGCTTCGGGCCGGGACCATCGGTGCCACCCGGCGCCCTGGTCGCGTTCGAGCTCGGCTTCTTCGTGCAGCTGGCGCGCATCGCGACACGCCATCGCGTCGTGCCGCGCACCGCCACCAGCACCTCGGATGTGACCGCACTCGGGCCGTTCACCGACTTCCTGGGCGTCCCTCTGCAACCCGGCGAGCGGAACCGGGTGGTATTCGATATCACCGACGCACGGCGCCCCTTCGTCACGGAGAACGAGCCCATGTGGCGCCAGTTCGAGCCCGGCCTGCGCCAGCGGCTGGCCGACCTCGCAGGCGGCGCCGGAACCACAGAGCGCGTGCGCGCGGCGCTGCTCGACCTGATCCCGGCGGGCCTCACCGATGCCGAGGACGTGGCGCGCAGGCTCGCCATGAGCAAGCGCACCCTGCAGCGGCGGCTGCAGCAGGAGGGCACCAGCTACAAGGCCGTGCTCGGCGCGGTGCGGGAGGCGCTGGCGCGGCACTACATCGCGCAGCGGGATCTGCCCTATGCGCAGATCTCCTTCCTGCTCGGTTACGAGGATCCCAACTCGTTCTTCCGCGCCTTCAGTGCGTGGACCGGCATGACGCCGGAGACGGCGCGCACGCGCGCCGTTCACTGACGCGCGTCTACTCGACCGTGACCGACTTGGCGAGATTGCGCGGCTGATCGACGTCGGTGCCCTTGAGCACGGCGACGTGATAGGCCAGCAGCTGCAGCGGCACGGTGTAGATCAGCGGGTGGTTCAGGGTGCCCGACGCGGGCATCGCCAGCACTTCGGTGTAGGCATCGCGCTCGAAGCCGGCGGCGACATCGCCGAACACCAGCAGGCGGCCGCCGCGCGCGCGCACCTCCTGCAGATTGGAGCGCAGCTTCTCGAGCAGCCCGGTGTCCGGCGCCACCGCGATCACCGGCATGTCCTCGTCGACCAGCGCCAGCGGCCCGTGCTTGAGTTCGCCCGCGGCGTAGGCCTCGGCGTGGATGTAGGAGATTTCCTTGAGCTTGAGCGCGCCTTCGAGGGCCACCGGATAGAGCGTGTTGCGGCCGAGGAACAGCGCGTGCTGCTTGTCGACCAGCTGCTCGGCGATCTCGCGAATGGCGTCGTCGCGCTCGAGCACGGCCTCGATGGCGGCGGGCACGACCTCGAGCTGGCGCACGAAATCCGCCTCCACCTCCGGCGCCATGCCCTGCCGGCGGGCCAGCAGCAGCATGACCAGTGCCAGGGCGGTGAGCTGGGTGGTGAAGGCCTTGGTGCTGGCCACCGAACGCTCCGGCCCGGCGTGGGTCATGAGCACCAGATCGGACTCGCGCACCAGGCTCGACTCGGGGGCGTTGCAGATCGCCAGAGCACCCGCGAGCGGATAGTCGCGGGCGTGGCGCAGCGCCTCCAGCGTGTCGGCGGTCTCGCCGGACTGCGAGATGGTGATGATGAGCGTGCCGGCCTCGATCAGCGGCTCGCGGTAGCGGAACTCGCTGGCCAGCTCGGCACGGCACGGCACGCGCGCGATCTGCTCCAGCCAGTAGGCGGCGATCTGCGCGGCGTGCGCGGAGGTGCCGCAGGCCACGATGTGCACGCGCTCGACGCGATCGAGCACGCGCGCGGTGTCGGGGCCGAGGATGGCGTCCAGCACCCGCCCGTCGCCGATGCGGCCCTCCAGCGTCTGCGCGATGGCGGTGGGCTGCTCGTGGATCTCCTTGAGCATGAAGTGGCGGTACTGGCCCTTCTCCACGGCATCCGGCGACTGCGTCGACTGATGGATGCGGCGCTCGACCGGCTCGCCATCGTGGAACACCTGGAAGGTGTCCGGGCGCAGCTCGGCGATGTCGCCCTCCTCGAGATAGACGAAGCGGCTGGTCACCGGCAGCAGCGCCAGCGCGTCCGACGCGCAGAAGTGTTCGCCGATGCCGACGCCGATGGTCAGCGGTGAGCCGCGCCGCGCCAGCACCAGCGTGTCGGGAGCGCGGGCGCAGCAGACTGCCAGCGCGAAGGCGCCGGTGAGGCGCGCGACCACCGCTTCCAGCGCCGCGCGCAGCGCGATGCCGCCGGCGAGCTCGCGATGCACGAGGTGCGCGATGACCTCGGTGTCGGTATCGCTGGCGAAGCGATAACCCTCGCCACTCAGCTCCTGCCGGAGCGCGGCGTGGTTCTCGATGATGCCGTTGTGCACCACCGCGACATCATCGGAGAGATGCGGGTGCGCGTTGCGCTCGGCGGGTTCGCCGTGCGTGGCCCAGCGCGTGTGCGCGATGCCGCAGCGTCCGTCGTGTCCGGCGGCGTCGGCGGCTTCCGCCAGTGCCGCGACCTTGCCGCGGGCCCGTACCAGACGCAGCACGCCGGTGGCATCGACGAGGGCGAGCCCTGCGGAATCGTAGCCGCGGTACTCCAGCCGGCGCAGCCCCTCGACCAGGATCTGGCGCACGTCGCGCTGCGCGGTCGCGCCGACTATGCCGCACATGCGCGGGCTCCGGAACGGAAGGAAGGGATGGGGATGGTCGCCACCGGGATCATTGCCGATTCAGCCCGCATCGGGCGCTGCCGTCTTCTTCTTCGGCCGCTTCCAGCCGGCGACCGACTTCTGCTCGCGGGCGCGGGCCAGGGTCAGCGCGTCGTCCGGCGCATCGCGGGTGATCACCGACCCGGCCGCGATGGTGGCGTTGCGCCCGACGCGCACCGGCGCCACCAGCGCCGTGTTGCTGCCGATGAAGGCGCCTTCGCCGATGTCCGTATGGTGCTTGCTGGCGCCGTCGTAGTTGCAGGTGATGGTGCCGGCGCCGATGTTGACGGCATCGCCGACCGTGGCGTCGCCGACGTAGCTGAGATGGTTGGCCTTGGCGCCCGCCCCCAGCCGGCTGTTCTTGATCTCGACGAAGTTGCCGACGCGGCTGCCCGCCTCGCACACCGTGCCGGGACGCAGGCGCGCGAACGGGCCGATGGCGCAACCGGATCCGACGGTCGCGCCCTCCAGCATGCTGTGGGCGGCGATGCGCGACCCGGCGCCGACATCGCTGTCGCGCAGCAGGCAGAACGCCTCGACATGCACGCCGTCACCCAGCACGACATCGCCCTCGATGATGACATCGGCATCGATGACCACATCGCGCCCCGCTTCCAGCGAGCCGCGCAGATCGAAGCGCTCCGGATCGAGCAGCGTGACGCCCCGCGCCAGCAGCGCGGCCGCGCGCCGGCGTTGCAGGGTGCGCTCGGCGCGCGCGAGCTGGGCGCGGTCGTTGACGCCTTCGACTTCGGTGGGATCGTCCACGTCGATCACCGCCAGCGGCCGACCGTCCGCGGCCGCGAGCGCCACCAGGTCGGTGAGGTAGTACTCGCCCTTGGCGTTGTCGTTGCCGATGCGGGCGAGCCAGCCGCGCAGTGCGGCGGCAGGCACGCAGAGCAGACCGGTGTTCACCTCGCGTACGGCGCGCTGCTCGTCATCGGCCTCCTTCTCCTCGACGATGGCCGCCAGGCGCCCGCCGGCATCGCGCAGCAGACGGCCGTAGCCGGTGGGATCAGGGAGCACCGTGCCGAGCACGGCGCCGTCGGGCGCTGCCGCGGTCGCGAGACGGGACAGGGTGTCGGCGCGCACCAGCGGGACATCGCCGTACATCACCAGCACCAGTGCGTCGTCGGGAATCGCCGGCATGGCCCGGTCGACGGCGTGCGCGGTTCCGAGCTGGTCGGGCTGATGCGCCCAGTGGACGGTGAGTCCCTCCGGGACCGCAGCCTGGTCGCGGACCTGCTCGCCGCCGTGGCCGATGACCACATGGCAGCCCGCGGCATCGAGCGCGCGAGCGGTATCGAGCACGTGGTCGATGAGGGGACGCGCGCCGACCCGGTGCAGCACCTTGGGCAGGGCGCTGTGCATGCGCGTGCCCTTGCCGGCGGCGAGCACGACGATATGCAGCGGCGAGTCGGTCGTCATGACGCGCGAGTGTAGGCCAGTTGGCCGGTTCGTTGCCGGCCGGAGCCGGCGTCACGCACGATCAGCCGTGCGTGCCGCCCTTCATCTTGCGGACGAACTCGAGGCGCGCATTGGCCTCGACGATCTCGGCCTGGGCCTTGGCGATGTCCGACTCGGTGGCGGCGCCCTGCATGGCTTCCTCGGCCGCGCGCTTGGCTTCGGCCGCGGCGGCCTCGTCGGCCTGATCACCGCGCATGGCGGTATCGGCCATGACGGTGACCTTGTCGGGCTGCACTTCGAGGATGCCGCCGCCGACGAAGAAGCTGAGCTTCTGGCCGTCCGCGGTCTCGACGCGCATCTCGCCGGGCTTGAGCGCGGTCAGCAACGGCGCGTGGCGCGGCGCGATGCCGACCTCGCCCATCGTGGCCGGCGCCACCACCATGACCGCCTTGCCGGAGTGGATCTCACCCTCGTTGGCGACGATGTCGAGCTGAATCTCTGCCATGGGTCAGGGTCCGGGGCCGATCAGGCCGCCTTGGCCTCGAGCTTCTTCGCCTTCTCGATGGCCTCGTCGATGGTGCCGACCATGTAGAAGGCCTGCTCGGGCAGGTGGTCGTACTCGCCGTCGACGATGCCGCGGAAGGCACGGATGGTCTCGGCGAGCGAGACATACACGCCCGGCGAGCCGGTGAAGACCTCGGCGACGTGGAAGGGCTGCGACAGGAAGCGCTGGATCTTGCGCGCGCGGGCCACCGCCAGCTTGTCGTCCTCGGAGAGCTCGTCCATGCCGAGGATGGCGATGATGTCCTTGAGCTCCTTGTAGCGCTGCAGCACGCCCTGCACGTCACGCGTGCAGTTGTAGTGCTCCTCGCCGATGACGTTCGGGTCGAGCTGACGCGAGGTCGAGTCGAGCGGGTCGACCGCCGGGTAGATGCCCAGCGAGGCGATATCGCGCGACAGCACGACGGTGGCGTCGAGGTGCGCGAAGGTGGTCGCGGGCGACGGGTCGGTGAGGTCGTCCGCCGGCACGTAGACCGCCTGGATCGAGGTGATCGAGCCGGTCTTGGTGGAGGTGATGCGCTCCTGCAGGACGCCCATCTCCTCGGCCAGGGTCGGCTGGTAGCCCACCGCCGACGGCATGCGGCCGAGCAGCGCCGAGACCTCGGTGCCGGCCAGCGTGTAACGGTAGATGTTGTCGATGAACAGCAGCACGTCGCGGCCTTCGTCGCGGAAGTACTCGGCCATGGTCAGGCCGGTGAGCGCGACGCGGAGACGGTTGCCCGGCGGCTCGTTCATCTGGCCGTAGACCATCGCCACCTTCGACTCTTCCATGTTCTCGAGCTGGATGACACCGGCCTCGGACATCTCGTGGTAGAAGTCGTTGCCCTCGCGGGTACGCTCACCGACGCCCGCGAACACCGACAGACCCGAGTGCGCCTTGGCGATGTTGTTGATCAGCTCGAGCATGTTGACGGTCTTGCCGACGCCGGCACCACCGAAGAGGCCGACCTTGCCGCCCTTCGCGAAGGGGCAGAGCAGGTCGATGACCTTGATGCCGGTCTCGAGCAGCTCGGTGGCGCCCGACTGGTCCTCGTAGCTCGGCGGCGCGCGGTGGATCTCCCAGGTCTCCTCGGACTTGACCTCGCCGCGCTCGTCCTGCGGCTCGCCGAGGACGTTCATGATGCGGCCGAGGGTCGCCTTGCCGACCGGCACCGCGATGCCGCGACCGGAGTTGGT encodes the following:
- the atpD gene encoding F0F1 ATP synthase subunit beta, encoding MSSGKVVQVIGAVIDVEFPRDAIPNIFDALVVDDNGLTLEVQQQLGDGIVRCIAMGVSEGIKRGLTVTNSGRGIAVPVGKATLGRIMNVLGEPQDERGEVKSEETWEIHRAPPSYEDQSGATELLETGIKVIDLLCPFAKGGKVGLFGGAGVGKTVNMLELINNIAKAHSGLSVFAGVGERTREGNDFYHEMSEAGVIQLENMEESKVAMVYGQMNEPPGNRLRVALTGLTMAEYFRDEGRDVLLFIDNIYRYTLAGTEVSALLGRMPSAVGYQPTLAEEMGVLQERITSTKTGSITSIQAVYVPADDLTDPSPATTFAHLDATVVLSRDIASLGIYPAVDPLDSTSRQLDPNVIGEEHYNCTRDVQGVLQRYKELKDIIAILGMDELSEDDKLAVARARKIQRFLSQPFHVAEVFTGSPGVYVSLAETIRAFRGIVDGEYDHLPEQAFYMVGTIDEAIEKAKKLEAKAA